The DNA segment TGATGGTGAGATCAATTAGCTCTTCTCGCCCTGTCTCTGTGGACTTGTAAATGGCATCAAAGATGGCATTCAACATGAAGCCTTGTTCGCCTGGGACTTGTGAGGGTTTCCCCTCAAGTATTGAGTCGACAAAAGCCGCAATTTCATCGCTATATTGGTTCGACTCACCGAGACCACATGGTTCCATATTGTAGAGTTGCATGTTGTCTTCGGTAGCAATTTTGAGTTGGCTGGGATCGCCGGGAACGGAATAAACACCGCTCTTGGTTCCCATAAGCTCAGTTGCGAAAACATCCTTGCTGATGTTGGCGCAGAAGCTGGATTCGAGGATTACAGTTGCGCCGTTATCAAAACGAATCATACCAACTGCAAAGTCTTCAACTGTGAATTTCTTATAGTCCCACTGGCCCATGAGGCCAACAACATCTCCACGTTTACCGAACTTTTGATAAGTCATACCGCTAGCGGATACGGCTTTAGGATATCCCATACAGTACAAAGTATAGTCAAGGATGTGGACGCCGATATCGATGAGAGGCCCGCCACCCTGCTTGTCTTTATCAATGAAAACTCCCCAACCGGGGATACCACGTCGTCGAAGGGCTTGTGCGCGAGCAAAATAGATGTCGCCCATGCGTCCTTCACTAACATATTTATGAATAAATTTTGCTGTTGAAGTAAATCGATAGTGAAGACCGACTTGAAGCAACCTTTTGGTATCTTTAGCGACTTGGACCATTTTGCGAGCTTCTTCACCAGTTCTGGCTAACGGCTTCTCACAAAGTACGTCCTTGCCGGCTTTCAATGCGTCGATAGTCGGTTGCATATGTAAAAAGTTGGGTGTACAGACGCTTATGGCATCGATTTCATCCATCTTTAGCATTTCTTGATAATCAGAAAACACGTGCTTTACGTTAAATTTTTCAGCGGCCTCTTTCGCGCTATCAGCGTTAATATCGGATATTGCGATAATCTTACACTTTTCGGGTAGTTTGGCGTACCCCGGCATATGGGCGTTTTGGGCGATACCGCCCGATCCTATTATTCCAATTCCTAATTTCTTTTTAGCTTTCGACATCTGCAGAACTCCTTCACGTAGATATACTTTCGATATTATACCCATCTTTTAATTTGGCTAGACCCGAAGTAAGAGCTCAGAGATGTTTTAGGTAAAACGAACTAGTCAGCCAGGTTTTGTCACGGTATACTTACCGTATAC comes from the bacterium genome and includes:
- a CDS encoding Gfo/Idh/MocA family oxidoreductase codes for the protein MSKAKKKLGIGIIGSGGIAQNAHMPGYAKLPEKCKIIAISDINADSAKEAAEKFNVKHVFSDYQEMLKMDEIDAISVCTPNFLHMQPTIDALKAGKDVLCEKPLARTGEEARKMVQVAKDTKRLLQVGLHYRFTSTAKFIHKYVSEGRMGDIYFARAQALRRRGIPGWGVFIDKDKQGGGPLIDIGVHILDYTLYCMGYPKAVSASGMTYQKFGKRGDVVGLMGQWDYKKFTVEDFAVGMIRFDNGATVILESSFCANISKDVFATELMGTKSGVYSVPGDPSQLKIATEDNMQLYNMEPCGLGESNQYSDEIAAFVDSILEGKPSQVPGEQGFMLNAIFDAIYKSTETGREELIDLTIK